One genomic window of Vibrio mangrovi includes the following:
- a CDS encoding non-ribosomal peptide synthetase — MDTISLGHEIRHVSSNQSALWFLYQLAPASPAYNVYFTSMLGEPGGPVLQPELLEQSFYQAVHQHESMRTGYFQQGEKVCARLFDAQQAAFVVEHGSLTEEECRDWTARSADQPFLLEEGYVLRANLLIGEEASYLTVTAHHIAGDFYGMERFMQTWAEYYTHLSENGPAPQSTEQYSHWLSRQESWLQSEAAQQATDFWQNAIGEVPDSLEIPTDFERPEVRCFDGDEWVCDADQELADAIFATAKAFQVTPYVLLLSAFQFFLHRLSGQTRFLIGSPTSGRRGRRDRDVVGYCVNPVPVLADFSENISFAGLVRKNSAFLKASLPHQKLPFARLTQALMKTRSADRSGLTSHMLTYTQTHELDFCRPLVGPMLESGQRGAAHELNLGVYKFQAGELSFHWRFNTSLYREETVAAMADDFFALLTCLTAAPESNLSDLNVMAWLDPATEHDRVSHSGSATALGLWQQRAADEIALLHHDQKITVGELNQAADSLLLALDEQGVAQSNSLWQAGPMAVLLPRGKQQVAAMLAAWKSGTAYVPLDDKLPAARLQVMLAEAQVSACFGLGSRPEWLAENILWLDVATVDSSAHTSPVKAVPVREHHGTAHLSSTAYMIFTSGSTGTPKAVAVGHRALASYVTALNQRLNLQPGSVYASLASIATDLSYTALWGGLLGGFPVRVLDEEWMLDAEGLADHLQNYPVDMLKVVPSHLQGLLASERDEILPKSALVLGGEGVTPALIAQVRGMAPALTLFNHYGPTETTVGVLAGKLADNQPVSLGTPLAGNRVYVLDERMSPVPVGGIGQLYVAGNQLAEGYWQDSAKTAENFIENPLVSGETIYRTGDRVRRLPQARLQFIGRGDGQVKIRGYRVELAEIERKLAELDQISEAAVYFEKDDMRESLIAFVVSPHSPTVLAEALAGVLPAYMMPHFWQPLEHLPRNSNGKIDRKALREQAGLLLSGALSPETQSPESALSADSVSETALGGETLTDATTGQLVALFAQVLQLDSQSVDPQAGFFSLGGDSILALQLVAAARKAALPLTPQAIFQHQSPAALAAFLAPLLEKENAALKNHAPAPENTVTSKSAVSRRRLDILPEQIECGEVTADLSQPDLEQITGQIAADTIEDILPLSPGQQGIFYHCLLENDPSLYTNVTGMSLAGRIEPFEFLQAWKSAGLRHDILRSRFIWEGLEQPLMVVCRGLAMATDYQDWQHLSADDQAVAFNDFLQQESRNGFDIGRAPLMRVTLIHFGGEQFRLVWTRHHLVVDGWTSALIAGEAIALYRQETLADAPTLEGYSQWLISGDETQAMAYWQQELAGIERPTTLARAAAVQDGNGQQYRQSEMSADLLAQLEQQARAHNLTVNTLLQLGWAFALNRATGQRDVVFGSTTSGRSEAVPDIQQTAGMFINTLPQRVRLEPQTSVQELARKVQLSAAGARNADYLSLAQIQSSLALQPGEALFDTVLVYQNYPFPPALAGLESPKIGLLSVAEHSNLPLMLQMEPGDTLKLHCRYDSRRISDGQITALLNTFEQALNILSQTLTRKVAEVLTALVQAESGLSVLNGSRPTSQPEAVEHLDLIEHIQSQASRTPEKEALIAADRRYTYAALVEAIETRAAVLARMCKAESVQTVAVALPRDSGLVIHLLALYRAGITYIPLDPTHPAERLESILEQSEAEFLLVSEPMPLKSTIHQITPDELKQAEMQETEAVQTAVIPSDDMTAYSIFTSGSTGKPKGVQISRGALRHFMRAIAAEVPVAEHSRLLAVTTIGFDIAALELFLPLLQGGVLVLASESDCKDAQAMIRQITAHQINVMQATPATWHGLAEYEGAWWNSLNVLSGGEALPKSLAEKLLLRANCLTNLYGPTEATIWASCEHVSSASLENLPTSHVTIGQPLRDTGFYILDELQQPVRTGVEGELYISGQGLAQGYLNRAELTAEKFVANPLNMEPGVRMYRTGDRVMMDKQQRIHYLGRMDFQVKLRGFRIELGEIEALLQQHDAVKEAVVVLWDAQQDSAFIAAYVTLSHTALSQKLLSSQEDWSSESGVLTAYLAEHLPAYMVPAVVQVMEQLPLNTNGKINRQALPYPAAGEASRHVAPTTETERTLAEIWQQILNVTDIGVEDNFFHLGGNSLSATRLQARIQRTFHQSLSLAEIFQNPTISAIAEKLAAVSSQEDDLAMMAALLDEFEL, encoded by the coding sequence ATGGACACTATATCTCTCGGGCACGAAATACGGCACGTGTCATCGAATCAGTCCGCACTGTGGTTTTTATATCAGCTTGCTCCGGCATCACCGGCATACAACGTCTACTTCACCAGTATGTTAGGTGAACCGGGAGGTCCGGTACTGCAACCGGAGCTGTTGGAGCAGAGTTTTTATCAGGCGGTTCATCAGCATGAGAGCATGAGAACCGGATATTTTCAGCAAGGGGAAAAGGTCTGTGCCCGGTTATTTGATGCTCAGCAAGCAGCTTTTGTGGTTGAACATGGCTCTCTGACTGAGGAAGAATGCCGTGACTGGACAGCCCGTTCGGCAGATCAGCCGTTTCTGCTCGAAGAGGGCTATGTGCTGCGGGCCAACCTGCTGATTGGTGAAGAGGCTTCATATCTGACGGTAACCGCGCATCATATTGCCGGTGATTTTTATGGTATGGAGCGTTTCATGCAGACCTGGGCTGAGTATTACACCCATCTGTCTGAAAATGGCCCGGCTCCGCAGAGCACTGAACAGTATTCTCATTGGTTGTCACGTCAGGAAAGCTGGCTGCAAAGTGAAGCAGCACAGCAAGCGACGGACTTCTGGCAGAATGCAATCGGAGAAGTCCCGGACAGCCTTGAGATACCTACAGATTTTGAACGTCCTGAAGTACGTTGCTTTGACGGCGATGAATGGGTTTGCGACGCCGATCAGGAACTTGCTGACGCGATTTTTGCAACGGCCAAAGCCTTTCAGGTGACGCCTTATGTATTGTTGCTGAGTGCTTTCCAGTTCTTCCTGCATCGTTTAAGCGGACAGACCCGTTTTCTGATTGGCTCACCGACATCAGGACGGCGGGGACGTCGGGACCGGGATGTGGTCGGATACTGTGTTAATCCGGTTCCGGTGCTGGCTGATTTTTCAGAAAATATCAGTTTTGCCGGATTAGTCCGGAAAAATTCAGCCTTTCTGAAAGCATCACTGCCGCATCAGAAACTCCCGTTTGCCAGACTGACACAAGCGTTGATGAAAACGCGCAGTGCCGACCGGAGCGGCCTGACCAGTCATATGCTGACTTATACCCAGACCCATGAACTTGATTTTTGCCGCCCGCTTGTCGGACCGATGCTGGAATCCGGACAGCGGGGCGCAGCCCATGAACTGAATCTTGGTGTGTATAAATTTCAGGCGGGCGAGCTTTCATTTCACTGGCGTTTCAATACCAGCCTGTACAGAGAGGAAACCGTTGCAGCGATGGCTGACGATTTCTTTGCGCTGCTTACTTGTCTGACGGCGGCTCCGGAGAGCAACTTATCTGACCTGAATGTTATGGCATGGCTGGATCCGGCAACTGAACATGATCGTGTCAGCCATTCCGGGTCAGCAACGGCTCTGGGCTTATGGCAGCAGCGGGCAGCCGATGAGATTGCATTGCTGCACCATGACCAGAAGATCACTGTCGGAGAACTGAATCAGGCCGCAGATAGCCTGCTTCTGGCACTGGATGAACAAGGGGTTGCCCAGAGCAATTCTTTGTGGCAAGCCGGTCCGATGGCGGTTCTACTGCCGAGAGGGAAACAACAGGTTGCAGCAATGCTGGCGGCCTGGAAATCCGGTACGGCCTATGTACCACTGGATGACAAGTTACCGGCTGCCCGTTTACAGGTGATGCTGGCGGAAGCTCAGGTCTCAGCCTGTTTTGGCCTCGGTTCCCGGCCTGAATGGCTGGCAGAAAACATTCTATGGCTGGATGTTGCGACAGTCGATTCTTCTGCGCATACCTCGCCGGTTAAAGCTGTTCCGGTCAGAGAGCACCATGGTACGGCACATTTATCTTCGACGGCTTATATGATTTTTACCTCCGGCTCGACGGGCACACCGAAAGCCGTGGCAGTCGGACATCGGGCGCTGGCCTCTTATGTGACAGCTCTGAATCAGCGTCTGAATCTGCAACCCGGCAGTGTCTACGCCAGTCTGGCAAGTATTGCGACCGATCTGAGTTATACCGCTTTATGGGGCGGATTGCTGGGTGGTTTTCCGGTCCGGGTGCTGGATGAAGAATGGATGCTGGATGCCGAAGGGCTGGCTGACCATCTGCAAAACTATCCGGTCGATATGCTGAAAGTTGTCCCTTCCCACTTGCAAGGATTACTGGCTTCCGAACGGGATGAAATTTTACCGAAATCAGCGTTAGTTCTGGGTGGCGAAGGCGTGACTCCGGCTCTGATTGCTCAGGTGCGGGGAATGGCTCCGGCACTGACTCTGTTTAATCACTATGGTCCGACAGAAACAACGGTGGGTGTGCTGGCCGGAAAACTGGCAGATAATCAGCCGGTTTCTCTGGGAACACCGCTGGCCGGTAACCGGGTTTATGTGCTAGATGAGCGGATGTCTCCGGTGCCTGTCGGAGGTATCGGGCAGCTTTATGTCGCAGGAAATCAGCTTGCCGAAGGATACTGGCAGGACTCAGCCAAGACTGCGGAGAACTTTATCGAAAACCCGCTGGTTTCCGGTGAAACCATCTACCGGACTGGTGATCGGGTCCGGCGTTTGCCACAAGCTCGTTTGCAGTTTATCGGCCGGGGTGATGGTCAGGTGAAGATCCGTGGCTACCGGGTTGAGCTAGCTGAAATCGAGCGCAAGCTGGCTGAGCTGGATCAGATCAGTGAAGCTGCGGTGTACTTCGAAAAAGATGATATGCGGGAATCGCTGATTGCATTTGTAGTATCACCGCACAGTCCAACCGTGTTGGCGGAGGCTTTGGCCGGGGTTCTGCCTGCTTATATGATGCCGCATTTCTGGCAGCCTCTGGAACATCTGCCGCGTAACAGCAACGGCAAGATTGATCGGAAAGCACTGCGTGAACAGGCAGGACTGTTACTTTCCGGGGCTTTATCTCCTGAAACACAGTCTCCTGAAAGCGCTCTTTCAGCCGATTCGGTTTCTGAAACCGCTCTGGGTGGAGAGACTCTGACAGACGCAACAACCGGACAACTGGTGGCGCTGTTTGCACAGGTACTGCAACTGGACTCTCAATCTGTTGATCCTCAGGCTGGTTTCTTCTCACTGGGTGGTGATTCTATTCTGGCCCTGCAATTGGTGGCGGCAGCGAGGAAAGCTGCACTACCACTGACACCACAAGCGATATTCCAGCATCAGAGTCCGGCGGCTCTGGCTGCATTTCTGGCACCACTGCTGGAGAAAGAAAATGCAGCGCTGAAAAATCATGCTCCGGCTCCGGAAAATACCGTTACTTCAAAAAGTGCTGTTTCGCGGCGGCGTCTGGATATATTGCCGGAACAGATTGAGTGCGGTGAAGTGACGGCGGATTTGAGTCAGCCGGATCTGGAACAAATCACCGGGCAGATCGCAGCCGATACGATTGAGGACATCCTGCCACTGTCACCCGGACAACAGGGAATTTTCTATCATTGTCTGCTGGAAAACGACCCGAGTCTTTATACCAATGTGACCGGGATGTCTCTTGCAGGACGGATTGAACCGTTTGAATTCTTACAGGCCTGGAAAAGTGCCGGATTGCGCCACGATATACTGCGCAGCCGGTTTATCTGGGAAGGACTGGAACAACCGCTCATGGTGGTCTGTCGCGGCCTTGCTATGGCGACGGATTATCAGGACTGGCAGCACCTTTCTGCGGATGATCAGGCCGTTGCTTTCAACGACTTTTTACAGCAGGAAAGCCGTAATGGTTTTGATATCGGCCGTGCACCACTGATGCGGGTAACTTTAATCCACTTCGGCGGTGAGCAGTTCCGGCTGGTCTGGACACGTCATCATCTGGTTGTCGATGGCTGGACTTCAGCGCTGATTGCCGGAGAAGCGATCGCACTCTATCGTCAGGAAACACTGGCAGATGCGCCGACACTGGAAGGTTACAGCCAGTGGCTGATATCTGGTGATGAGACTCAGGCGATGGCTTACTGGCAGCAGGAGCTGGCCGGTATCGAACGTCCGACCACACTGGCAAGGGCTGCGGCGGTTCAGGACGGAAACGGGCAACAGTACCGGCAAAGCGAAATGAGTGCAGATCTGCTGGCACAGCTGGAACAGCAGGCCAGAGCTCATAATCTGACGGTAAATACATTGTTGCAGCTGGGCTGGGCATTTGCCCTGAACCGGGCAACCGGACAGCGTGATGTTGTTTTCGGCAGTACGACCTCGGGGCGTTCTGAAGCCGTGCCGGATATTCAGCAAACTGCGGGAATGTTCATCAACACTTTGCCGCAGCGAGTGAGACTTGAGCCGCAAACATCTGTTCAGGAACTGGCCCGTAAGGTCCAGCTCAGTGCCGCCGGAGCCCGCAATGCCGATTATCTGTCTCTGGCTCAGATCCAGTCATCACTGGCATTGCAACCGGGAGAGGCACTATTCGATACGGTGCTTGTCTATCAGAACTATCCTTTCCCGCCAGCACTTGCCGGACTTGAATCACCTAAAATCGGGCTGCTGTCAGTTGCCGAACACAGCAATCTGCCATTGATGTTGCAAATGGAACCCGGTGATACGCTGAAGTTGCATTGTCGTTATGACAGCCGACGCATCAGTGACGGGCAGATCACTGCATTGCTAAACACTTTTGAACAGGCTCTGAACATTCTGAGTCAGACGCTGACCCGGAAGGTCGCAGAGGTTCTGACAGCACTGGTTCAGGCTGAATCCGGACTGTCGGTACTCAATGGCTCCCGGCCGACATCACAACCGGAAGCGGTGGAGCATCTGGATCTGATTGAGCATATTCAGTCTCAGGCCAGCCGGACACCGGAGAAGGAAGCACTGATTGCCGCGGATCGGCGTTATACCTATGCCGCTTTGGTTGAGGCGATTGAAACACGGGCAGCGGTGCTGGCAAGAATGTGTAAAGCTGAATCGGTGCAGACCGTCGCTGTTGCACTACCGCGCGATTCCGGGTTAGTGATTCATCTGCTGGCCCTTTACCGGGCGGGGATTACTTATATTCCGCTTGACCCGACTCATCCGGCTGAACGGCTGGAAAGTATTCTTGAGCAGTCCGAAGCTGAATTTTTGCTGGTGTCTGAACCCATGCCACTGAAAAGCACCATCCACCAGATCACGCCTGATGAGCTGAAGCAGGCGGAAATGCAGGAAACTGAAGCGGTTCAGACAGCTGTCATACCGTCAGACGATATGACTGCCTACAGCATCTTTACCTCCGGTTCGACCGGCAAGCCGAAAGGTGTACAGATCTCAAGAGGAGCGTTGCGGCACTTTATGCGTGCTATCGCCGCTGAAGTTCCTGTTGCTGAACACAGCCGTCTGCTGGCTGTGACGACCATCGGCTTTGATATCGCAGCGCTGGAACTGTTCCTGCCGTTGCTACAGGGCGGGGTTCTGGTCCTTGCCAGTGAAAGCGACTGTAAAGATGCGCAGGCGATGATCCGGCAAATTACGGCACATCAGATCAATGTGATGCAGGCAACGCCAGCCACCTGGCATGGTCTGGCTGAGTACGAAGGCGCATGGTGGAACTCGCTGAATGTACTGTCAGGCGGAGAAGCGCTGCCCAAATCACTGGCTGAAAAACTCCTGCTTCGGGCGAATTGCCTGACCAATCTTTATGGTCCGACAGAAGCTACGATCTGGGCCAGTTGTGAGCATGTTTCCTCCGCCTCGCTGGAAAATCTGCCAACCAGTCATGTGACTATCGGTCAGCCGCTGCGCGATACCGGCTTTTACATTCTTGATGAATTACAGCAGCCGGTCCGGACAGGAGTTGAGGGTGAGCTTTATATTTCCGGGCAGGGATTAGCGCAAGGCTACCTGAACCGGGCCGAGCTGACCGCGGAGAAATTCGTTGCCAATCCACTGAACATGGAACCGGGTGTCCGGATGTACCGGACCGGAGACAGAGTGATGATGGATAAACAGCAACGAATCCATTATCTCGGCCGGATGGATTTTCAGGTCAAGCTCAGAGGATTCCGGATCGAACTGGGAGAAATTGAAGCACTGCTACAACAACACGATGCGGTTAAAGAAGCCGTTGTTGTCCTGTGGGATGCACAGCAGGATTCGGCCTTCATTGCGGCGTATGTCACTTTGTCTCATACCGCTTTGTCTCAGAAATTACTGTCTTCTCAGGAAGATTGGTCCAGTGAATCCGGGGTGCTGACGGCATATCTGGCAGAACATCTGCCTGCTTATATGGTGCCGGCTGTTGTTCAGGTGATGGAACAACTACCGCTGAACACCAATGGCAAGATCAACCGGCAGGCTCTGCCATACCCGGCTGCGGGAGAAGCATCCCGGCATGTGGCACCAACGACTGAAACAGAGAGAACACTGGCGGAGATCTGGCAGCAGATCCTGAATGTCACGGATATCGGCGTTGAAGATAACTTCTTCCATCTGGGTGGCAACTCCCTGTCAGCGACCCGGCTACAGGCCAGAATCCAGCGTACGTTTCATCAAAGCCTCTCTCTGGCCGAGATCTTCCAGAATCCGACAATCAGTGCAATCGCAGAAAAATTAGCAGCCGTATCTTCACAGGAAGATGATCTGGCGATGATGGCTGCCCTGTTAGATGAGTTTGAATTATGA
- a CDS encoding TauD/TfdA family dioxygenase yields MGIELPLEVVMPNASGWRHDLENMHRIVEENLHRNGGILFRGFDILGEAEFQEFAKSFGFPLLNYEFGSTPRTDLGEGVYTTTEYPAHQVIPLHNEQAYTLNWPMKIWFHCIQPAETEGETPIADSREVYRRIPTRIRERFEEKKLMYVRNYGNGLDLPWEKVFATTDPKQVEAFCRAHQIDFEWKGDGELRTRQICQSVACHPVTQEMVWFNQAHLFHVSNLEAHIRETLLSIVEEEDLPRNVYYGDGSPIEDGILDEIRGVLDECMVKFPWQKGDVLMLDNMLVAHARSRFTGPRKVVVAMAEPNC; encoded by the coding sequence ATGGGAATTGAACTACCACTTGAAGTTGTGATGCCAAATGCGTCGGGATGGCGTCATGATCTGGAAAATATGCATCGGATTGTTGAGGAAAATCTGCATCGCAATGGCGGTATCCTGTTTCGGGGATTCGATATTCTGGGTGAAGCGGAATTTCAGGAATTTGCCAAATCATTCGGGTTTCCGCTGCTCAATTATGAATTTGGTTCGACTCCCCGGACTGATTTAGGTGAAGGGGTTTACACCACCACCGAATATCCGGCGCATCAGGTGATTCCTCTGCATAACGAACAGGCTTACACCCTCAACTGGCCGATGAAAATCTGGTTTCACTGTATTCAGCCGGCAGAAACCGAAGGGGAAACGCCCATCGCTGACAGCCGGGAAGTTTACCGCCGGATACCGACCCGGATCCGGGAACGCTTTGAAGAGAAGAAACTGATGTATGTCCGCAATTATGGAAACGGACTGGATCTGCCGTGGGAAAAAGTATTTGCCACCACTGACCCGAAACAGGTTGAGGCTTTCTGTCGTGCCCATCAGATCGACTTTGAATGGAAAGGTGACGGTGAACTGAGAACCCGTCAGATCTGTCAGTCAGTTGCCTGTCATCCTGTGACTCAGGAAATGGTTTGGTTCAATCAGGCTCATCTGTTCCATGTTTCCAATCTGGAAGCACACATCCGTGAAACGCTGCTCTCCATTGTCGAAGAAGAAGATTTACCGCGTAACGTCTACTACGGTGACGGTTCTCCGATCGAAGATGGCATTCTGGATGAAATCCGGGGTGTGCTGGATGAGTGCATGGTGAAGTTCCCATGGCAAAAAGGTGATGTACTGATGCTGGATAACATGCTGGTTGCTCATGCCCGTTCCCGCTTCACCGGGCCTCGTAAAGTGGTTGTCGCGATGGCAGAACCGAACTGCTGA
- a CDS encoding TonB-dependent siderophore receptor, which produces MNKKLLAQLISEWARPRNVLALGLAVSPAFAFADDATGNEMDVLVVTGTSIKQTLTSNIAQSTMRTEADLTEIPRSAVVINRDLLDQQSASDMSDVLSNISNVSESNNYGGTRDQFSIRGFDASVYEDGTRIYGLASDKAVLEDIEYVEVVKGPESILYGNMNPGGLINIIGKKPQEEQSSQIALDLDEHGKQRLSFDSTGSANEDGTLLYRIVGVADDSEGWRDDSDSRQTYIAPSVTWVASEDTQITLSYKYNKEKVPFDRGTLAVLNSSGGWDFLDIGSKRLGAGFSSQERTTHKFGLEIEHDITDVWTTRLKLKHQKREYDGTRVHFYASSAASRGTTAGIPIYGQDQNKNAFDGTINRYIGGDDTSSDTDIVSWENQLTFDIGEAYHQVTTGIDATRYRENKTTSTSASWSGLNQLTTAYSGRFLGTSDPNSGAYDYNSDNFTNVSNPDDMFKIQDESQTLTEYGIYLNDLIEYGDWHFVAGVRADRYSRKYTKNYDETLQSAVSALVTLENEDTKRPYETNVSGQLGALYQITDNVSAFSNIATSYMPNNAYDSVANHWVDPQDGTQYEIGTKLALLDKKLNLTLSTYRIDLDNVAYAGDVTGSYDVYKQRSRGFEIDGDYAITDQLTAIFSYGYTDVEFVNAPDTVNKPVNIPENNASTWLFYNDGEEWGAGTGIVYVGDRAGNRRKGYDYTLDAYTLVNMTAWYQPAFADRQLRLQLSVANLFDEDYYTASSDSTQNAVYLGSPRTVSVKASYKF; this is translated from the coding sequence ATGAATAAAAAACTTTTAGCGCAACTTATCAGTGAATGGGCTCGCCCCCGGAATGTTCTGGCTCTCGGTCTGGCCGTTTCCCCGGCATTTGCTTTTGCCGATGATGCCACAGGTAATGAAATGGACGTCTTAGTCGTCACCGGTACCAGCATCAAACAGACACTGACATCAAACATTGCTCAGTCCACAATGCGTACGGAAGCAGACCTGACTGAAATTCCCCGTTCGGCAGTCGTAATTAACCGGGATTTACTCGACCAGCAAAGTGCGAGTGACATGAGTGATGTACTGAGCAACATCAGTAACGTGTCAGAGAGCAACAATTACGGTGGCACCCGTGACCAGTTCTCTATCCGTGGATTTGATGCCAGTGTTTATGAAGACGGTACTCGTATTTATGGACTAGCTTCCGATAAAGCGGTGCTGGAAGATATTGAATATGTAGAAGTTGTCAAAGGCCCGGAATCGATTCTGTACGGCAATATGAATCCGGGCGGTCTGATCAACATCATCGGTAAAAAACCGCAGGAAGAGCAAAGTTCGCAAATTGCACTGGATCTGGATGAACATGGTAAACAACGCCTCAGCTTCGACAGTACAGGTTCGGCCAATGAAGACGGCACACTACTGTACCGGATCGTCGGGGTTGCCGATGATTCCGAAGGATGGCGCGATGATTCTGACAGCAGACAGACTTATATCGCTCCGTCTGTGACCTGGGTAGCCAGCGAAGATACACAAATTACACTCTCTTATAAGTACAACAAAGAGAAAGTTCCTTTTGACCGGGGTACACTGGCGGTTCTTAACTCATCCGGCGGCTGGGATTTCCTGGATATCGGCAGTAAACGTTTAGGCGCAGGATTTTCATCTCAGGAGAGAACGACCCACAAATTTGGTCTGGAAATCGAACACGATATCACTGATGTCTGGACGACCCGTCTGAAACTCAAGCACCAGAAGCGGGAATACGATGGTACGCGAGTCCACTTCTATGCTTCTTCTGCGGCGTCACGGGGAACAACCGCAGGAATCCCCATTTATGGTCAGGACCAGAATAAGAATGCTTTCGACGGTACGATCAACCGCTACATTGGGGGTGATGACACCTCAAGTGATACTGATATTGTCTCCTGGGAAAACCAGCTGACATTTGATATCGGAGAGGCTTACCATCAAGTCACAACCGGTATCGATGCAACCCGGTACAGAGAGAATAAGACCACCAGTACTTCTGCCAGCTGGAGTGGTCTGAATCAGCTGACCACAGCCTACTCCGGACGTTTTCTGGGAACATCGGATCCTAATAGCGGTGCTTACGACTATAACTCAGATAACTTTACCAATGTCTCTAACCCGGATGATATGTTCAAAATTCAGGATGAATCTCAGACATTAACCGAGTATGGCATCTACCTGAATGATCTGATTGAGTACGGTGACTGGCACTTTGTCGCGGGTGTACGGGCTGACCGTTATTCACGCAAATATACCAAAAATTATGACGAGACTTTACAGTCCGCAGTTTCTGCGCTGGTCACTCTGGAAAATGAGGACACCAAAAGACCTTATGAGACCAATGTCAGTGGTCAGTTAGGCGCGCTGTACCAGATCACCGATAATGTTTCTGCCTTCTCCAATATAGCAACGTCTTATATGCCGAATAATGCCTATGACTCCGTTGCCAATCACTGGGTCGATCCACAAGATGGTACTCAATACGAAATCGGTACCAAACTGGCACTATTGGATAAAAAGCTCAATCTGACACTATCCACTTACCGTATCGATCTGGACAATGTTGCCTACGCAGGTGATGTTACCGGCAGTTACGATGTCTATAAACAGCGCAGCCGGGGTTTTGAAATTGATGGTGATTACGCCATTACCGATCAGTTAACGGCGATCTTCTCTTACGGTTATACTGATGTCGAGTTCGTCAACGCACCAGACACAGTCAACAAACCGGTGAACATTCCTGAAAATAATGCCAGTACCTGGTTGTTCTACAATGATGGTGAAGAGTGGGGTGCCGGGACAGGAATTGTCTATGTCGGAGACCGAGCCGGTAACCGTCGTAAAGGCTATGATTACACGCTGGATGCCTATACACTGGTGAACATGACCGCCTGGTATCAGCCTGCTTTTGCAGACCGACAACTTCGCCTGCAACTCAGTGTCGCCAACCTGTTTGATGAAGACTACTATACCGCTTCTTCAGACTCGACACAGAACGCTGTTTATCTGGGCTCACCACGGACAGTATCTGTGAAAGCCAGCTATAAATTCTGA
- a CDS encoding thioesterase II family protein, with translation MTTLICLPSSGSSSTLYSDWKPLLAEKNISLLCPEYPGRGQRFTDPLISGIPELVDDLMQQIQVMLPPDESYHIFGHSLGGVVAYELTLKIQQTTGFPAPQSVIISASHAPHLRGETILKSHLEEPELIALLQKMGGLKKEVLQHPELMELLLPIIRADLALNDHYHRHDIAPLSCPITTIHGLSDPIVKPENISAWERYTADYRHLDWPGDHFYFQQNLKDFLNRLSHMLAA, from the coding sequence ATGACAACGCTGATCTGTCTGCCTTCCTCCGGCAGTTCGTCCACGCTCTACTCAGACTGGAAGCCCTTGCTGGCAGAAAAAAACATCTCTCTGCTCTGCCCTGAATACCCCGGCCGGGGACAACGTTTTACCGACCCGCTGATTTCCGGTATTCCTGAGCTGGTTGATGATCTGATGCAACAAATCCAGGTCATGCTACCACCGGATGAAAGCTATCACATTTTTGGTCACAGTCTGGGAGGAGTCGTTGCCTACGAACTGACACTGAAGATTCAGCAGACCACTGGCTTTCCGGCTCCTCAAAGTGTCATTATTTCTGCCAGCCATGCTCCGCATTTACGGGGAGAAACGATACTGAAAAGCCATCTTGAAGAACCAGAGTTAATCGCCCTGCTACAAAAAATGGGCGGCCTGAAAAAAGAAGTGCTACAGCATCCGGAACTCATGGAATTGCTCCTGCCGATTATCCGTGCGGATCTGGCTCTGAACGACCATTATCACCGGCATGACATCGCCCCGCTTTCCTGCCCGATCACCACGATTCACGGGTTATCCGATCCCATCGTAAAACCGGAGAATATCAGCGCATGGGAACGTTATACCGCAGACTACCGGCATCTGGACTGGCCGGGTGATCATTTCTATTTCCAACAGAATTTAAAAGACTTTCTGAATCGTTTGTCACATATGCTGGCGGCTTAG
- a CDS encoding nitroreductase family protein, whose translation MESLAPLLSRRSYSRKKLIHPAPNDQELQSLFELVMTTPDHGNLKPWRFLVVKGEKMQVLADATLEMYRRQLPGGVLTEKARRSCQEIANTPMMIIAVTDLKPEHDVSLWDQWLCGGAAVQNIMTGLHLMGYGGFWYTFLAGDELKPVLGMQPEDQVLGAISVGTPKERFVRPLERKSPHDYCFEWQGLGKKPTPYFGK comes from the coding sequence ATGGAATCTTTAGCACCTTTATTGTCCAGACGTTCTTACAGCCGGAAGAAACTGATTCATCCGGCTCCCAATGATCAGGAACTGCAATCATTATTTGAGCTGGTTATGACGACACCAGACCACGGTAATTTAAAACCCTGGCGTTTTCTGGTCGTGAAAGGGGAGAAAATGCAGGTGCTGGCTGATGCGACTCTGGAAATGTACCGCAGACAGCTACCGGGTGGAGTGCTGACCGAAAAGGCCCGTCGTTCCTGTCAGGAAATTGCTAACACGCCGATGATGATTATTGCGGTGACGGACTTAAAACCAGAGCATGATGTTTCTTTATGGGATCAATGGTTATGTGGCGGGGCCGCAGTTCAGAATATCATGACGGGACTTCATCTGATGGGTTATGGCGGATTCTGGTACACCTTTCTGGCCGGGGATGAACTCAAACCTGTACTGGGAATGCAGCCGGAAGATCAGGTTCTGGGGGCAATATCCGTCGGAACACCGAAAGAGCGTTTTGTCCGGCCGTTAGAGCGTAAGTCACCACATGACTACTGTTTTGAGTGGCAGGGGCTGGGAAAGAAACCAACACCATACTTCGGCAAATAG